In Phyllostomus discolor isolate MPI-MPIP mPhyDis1 chromosome 3, mPhyDis1.pri.v3, whole genome shotgun sequence, a single genomic region encodes these proteins:
- the LOC118499364 gene encoding uncharacterized protein LOC118499364, which produces MENSYSDHSQAPAFSAIGPNVPGSHEIVREQRRLVDHGIEISLKNAMKAEGYDQDFMKSKGGRRVGRRPMDKGDEEVEVLRVNCGEKFDVDKLLVAARLCQHNFRDNESCFAGSAAAAAGGSRRTEQQMLFSPSSFKPPELGNYCSRATALTTGAGSGRALGGEAAGTGRREESFQVTLLHPCTRLRLAGCVVKPEGILSSLFKEGTCQPTEECPHAQKIFKFACISRGLQQYCI; this is translated from the exons ATGGAGAACAGTTACTCGGACCACTCTCAGGCTCCTGCTTTTTCAGCCATCGGCCCAAATGTTCCTGGATCTCATGAG ATTGTGCGGGAGCAGAGGAGGTTGGTTGATCATGGCATTGAGATTTCACTGAAGAATGCAATGAAAGCAGAAGGCTATGATCAAGACTTCATGAAAAGCAAGGGTGGAAGAAGGGTTGGAAGGAGGCCAATGGATAAGGGAGATGAAGAAGTTGAGGTTCTAAGGGTTAATTGTGGG GAGAAGTTTGATGTTGACAAACTTCTGGTGGCAGCGAGACTGTGTCAGCACAACTTCCGGGATAATGAGAGCTGCTTTGCAGGGAgcgcggcagcggcggcgggagGCAGCCGCAGGACGGAACAGCAAATGCTATTCAGCCCGAGCAGTTTCAAGCCGCCCGAGCTGGGGAATTACTGTAGTCGAGCTACGGCTCTTACCACCGGCGCTGGATCTGGGCGCGCGTTAGGGGGGGAAGCTGCAGGCACAGGGCGCCGAGAGGAGAGCTTTCAAGTTACTTTGCTCCATCCCTGCACTCGGCTGAGGCTTGCAGGCTGCGTG GTGAAACCAGAAGGTATCTTATCATCTCTGTTCAAAGAAGGCACATGCCAGCCTACAGAGGAATGCCCACATGcacagaaaatattcaaatttgcATGTATATCAAGAGGCCTTCAACAGTATTGCATCTAA